A genome region from Sulfurovum sp. TSL6 includes the following:
- a CDS encoding anthranilate synthase component I family protein yields MHKTILFDQLTPVALYGKIKEIFPNEVTMLFESVVNTSDGNFSFITVGAQERLSYKNKTTTYTDKSGHKKTLKEDPFTFLKTYYKGVDQTAYKEKALELGFSFVDGFIGFIAYDMVKVFEPVLEESMDDLLDPLDTPDLDLVRPKIIIAYSHKSAKLTMILNDDSMEEGMSAIEAILKNSCTPMPLKAVELEGEGSFSIDEERFKELVVESKENIRSGDIFQILLANRYTQKGKIDPLSFYRVLRSKNPSPYLFLLDYEDFSICGSSPEVMVRLTEGEILLRPIAGTRKRGKNKARDKELELEMLNDPKECAEHLMLIDLGRNDVGRVAQTGTVKVTDMMRVEKYSHVMHMVSDVEAMLQEDKDMFDLFAATFTAGTMTGAPKIEAMKLIAQYEGLKRGFYSGSVGYFSFDGNMDSAIAIRTSLIKPDSITLQAGAGVVADSKPELEYLEVKNKLGALLSTLKEMETL; encoded by the coding sequence ATGCATAAAACAATACTTTTTGATCAACTCACCCCTGTTGCACTCTATGGAAAAATAAAAGAAATTTTTCCCAATGAAGTCACCATGCTTTTTGAGAGTGTTGTCAATACCAGTGATGGTAACTTCTCTTTTATAACGGTAGGTGCACAAGAACGCCTCAGCTATAAAAATAAAACAACCACCTATACCGACAAAAGCGGTCATAAAAAAACGTTAAAAGAAGACCCCTTCACTTTTTTAAAAACATACTATAAGGGTGTTGACCAAACGGCCTATAAAGAAAAAGCTTTAGAACTTGGCTTCTCTTTTGTAGATGGATTTATAGGTTTTATCGCCTATGATATGGTCAAAGTGTTTGAACCTGTACTGGAAGAGAGCATGGATGATCTACTTGATCCACTTGATACCCCTGACCTTGACCTGGTACGCCCAAAGATCATCATTGCCTACTCACACAAGAGTGCGAAACTCACAATGATATTAAATGATGACTCTATGGAAGAGGGCATGAGTGCTATTGAAGCTATCTTAAAAAACTCATGTACCCCAATGCCTCTTAAAGCAGTAGAGCTTGAAGGTGAAGGCAGTTTCAGTATAGATGAAGAACGTTTTAAAGAACTGGTTGTGGAGTCTAAAGAGAACATACGTTCCGGAGATATTTTCCAAATACTTTTAGCCAACAGATATACACAAAAAGGGAAGATCGATCCATTGAGTTTTTACAGGGTACTGCGCTCTAAGAACCCTTCACCTTATCTTTTCTTACTGGACTATGAAGATTTCTCTATCTGCGGTTCTTCCCCAGAAGTGATGGTACGTCTGACAGAAGGTGAGATACTTCTACGTCCTATCGCAGGTACACGTAAACGGGGTAAAAATAAAGCACGAGACAAAGAGTTGGAACTTGAAATGTTGAACGATCCTAAGGAGTGTGCAGAGCACCTAATGCTTATAGACTTGGGGCGAAATGATGTGGGTCGTGTGGCACAGACAGGTACAGTAAAAGTCACCGATATGATGCGCGTTGAAAAATACTCTCATGTGATGCATATGGTATCGGATGTTGAAGCGATGTTACAAGAGGATAAAGATATGTTTGACCTCTTTGCCGCTACTTTTACTGCAGGAACCATGACAGGTGCTCCCAAAATAGAAGCCATGAAGCTCATCGCACAATATGAAGGTTTAAAACGTGGTTTCTACTCTGGGTCTGTAGGATACTTCTCTTTTGATGGGAACATGGATTCAGCCATTGCCATACGTACTTCACTGATTAAGCCAGACAGTATTACACTGCAGGCTGGTGCCGGTGTGGTTGCTGATTCAAAACCGGAATTAGAGTACCTGGAAGTGAAAAACAAGCTAGGGGCTCTTCTCTCCACACTGAAAGAAATGGAGACACTTTAA
- a CDS encoding SPOR domain-containing protein yields MHDHNLDDLIIDNIEPKNSKTKSFLTIIALLIVVLIVAIILTKILLKTPDENGLAFKEDTTELIAPELQLKEVPKPQKVKEEPSLSNMIESKPQAPVVETKKTDGIEKPAVVIQKEEPKLPVIPKADETQKEPVLSNILDQEIKAPVAKTTKAVIEQEPSLTRKEKEAKDAADIAYWKAVQEKRKAAERKREESVQVTAPVKPKKVQTPIVKTPKPAAQYVKKPVRKPLTTKSVPKTVESRKYYVQVGAYRKKPSTRFMSVIRNNRYKYIMTKPDRNGIKRILIGPYSNRASVNRALIDIKDRVHKRAFIVKR; encoded by the coding sequence ATGCATGATCACAATCTTGATGACCTCATTATCGATAATATCGAACCTAAAAATAGTAAAACCAAAAGCTTTTTAACCATTATCGCATTACTGATCGTTGTATTGATCGTGGCTATTATCCTCACGAAAATTTTACTTAAAACACCCGATGAAAATGGACTTGCTTTTAAAGAGGATACCACAGAGTTGATAGCGCCAGAGCTCCAGCTAAAAGAAGTACCTAAGCCACAAAAAGTCAAAGAAGAACCATCACTTTCAAATATGATTGAGAGTAAACCCCAAGCACCGGTAGTTGAAACAAAAAAAACTGATGGTATTGAAAAACCGGCTGTAGTGATTCAAAAAGAAGAACCAAAACTGCCAGTGATACCTAAAGCAGACGAGACACAAAAAGAACCTGTACTTTCAAATATACTGGATCAAGAGATTAAAGCACCTGTGGCCAAAACAACCAAAGCAGTCATAGAGCAAGAGCCTTCGTTAACAAGAAAAGAAAAAGAAGCAAAAGATGCAGCTGACATAGCCTACTGGAAAGCAGTACAGGAGAAAAGAAAGGCCGCAGAAAGAAAACGCGAAGAAAGCGTTCAGGTTACAGCACCTGTCAAACCTAAAAAAGTACAAACGCCTATAGTTAAAACACCTAAGCCTGCAGCACAGTATGTAAAAAAACCAGTGAGAAAACCTTTAACCACCAAGTCTGTGCCTAAAACGGTAGAGAGTAGAAAGTACTATGTTCAAGTAGGTGCATATAGAAAGAAACCAAGCACACGTTTTATGTCGGTCATTCGAAATAATAGGTACAAATATATCATGACAAAGCCTGATAGAAACGGCATCAAAAGAATACTTATAGGTCCTTATAGCAATAGAGCATCCGTGAATCGTGCTCTCATCGATATAAAAGACCGTGTACATAAACGTGCTTTTATAGTAAAGAGGTAA
- a CDS encoding serine hydroxymethyltransferase encodes MSYAIETFDPEIFEAIENERERQTDHLEMIASENFTIPAVMEAMGSVFTNKYAEGYPYKRYYGGCEFADTVEQLAIDRACELFNCNYANVQPHSGSQANGAVYAALLKAGEKILGMDLSHGGHLTHGSKPSFSGKNYSSFTYGVELDGRINYDRVLEIAKIVQPKIIVCGASAYAREIDFKKFREIADEVGAILFADIAHIAGLVCAGEHPSPFPYADVVTTTTHKTLAGPRGGMIMTNDEDIAKKINSAIFPGLQGGPLVHVIAAKAVGFKHNLSDAWKVYAKQVKANAAVLANVLMERGYDVVSDGTDNHLVLVSFLNKDFSGKDADAALGAAGITVNKNTVPGETRSPFVTSGVRIGSPALTSRGMKEKEFEIIANKIADVLDNINDAALHATIKEEMKVLAQDFVIYDKPIY; translated from the coding sequence ATGAGTTATGCTATAGAAACATTTGACCCGGAGATTTTTGAAGCGATTGAAAATGAGAGAGAAAGACAAACAGATCACCTAGAGATGATCGCCTCTGAGAACTTTACGATCCCTGCTGTGATGGAAGCGATGGGTTCAGTATTTACAAACAAATATGCCGAAGGTTATCCATATAAAAGATACTATGGCGGATGTGAGTTTGCTGATACCGTAGAACAACTTGCTATTGACAGAGCATGTGAGCTTTTTAACTGTAACTATGCGAATGTTCAACCGCATTCTGGTTCGCAGGCAAATGGAGCTGTCTATGCAGCACTTCTTAAAGCCGGAGAAAAGATACTTGGAATGGACTTAAGCCACGGTGGTCACTTGACACATGGTTCAAAGCCAAGTTTTTCTGGTAAAAACTACTCATCTTTCACTTACGGTGTAGAGCTTGATGGTCGTATCAACTATGATAGAGTACTTGAGATCGCTAAGATCGTACAACCTAAGATCATCGTATGTGGTGCTTCTGCTTATGCAAGAGAGATAGACTTTAAAAAGTTTAGAGAGATCGCTGATGAAGTGGGAGCGATCCTTTTTGCAGATATCGCTCACATTGCAGGTTTGGTATGTGCAGGTGAACACCCTAGCCCATTCCCATATGCGGATGTTGTCACAACGACTACACATAAAACACTTGCGGGACCTCGTGGTGGTATGATCATGACAAATGATGAGGATATAGCTAAAAAGATCAATTCAGCTATCTTCCCTGGACTTCAAGGCGGGCCGCTTGTACATGTAATCGCTGCAAAAGCAGTAGGTTTCAAACACAACCTCAGTGATGCGTGGAAAGTCTATGCAAAACAGGTCAAAGCAAATGCAGCAGTACTTGCAAATGTTCTCATGGAAAGAGGCTACGATGTCGTCTCTGACGGTACAGACAATCACTTAGTGCTGGTTTCATTCCTGAACAAAGATTTCTCCGGTAAAGATGCGGATGCGGCACTGGGTGCAGCAGGTATCACCGTAAACAAAAACACTGTCCCTGGTGAGACAAGAAGTCCATTTGTGACTTCAGGTGTACGTATTGGTTCTCCTGCACTTACAAGCAGAGGGATGAAAGAGAAAGAGTTTGAAATCATCGCAAATAAGATTGCGGATGTACTTGACAATATCAATGATGCTGCACTGCATGCAACGATCAAAGAAGAGATGAAAGTACTGGCACAAGATTTTGTGATCTATGACAAACCTATCTACTAA
- the lysS gene encoding lysine--tRNA ligase — MIFENQYIQERIKKTERLREEGINPYPNQIQKGTPSTQFLEECAYIKEQESDEKKDENKSYSLTGRIKFIRIMGKAAFAKIEDAEGLVQIYYNRDELPEGFYNNIAKKLFEVGDIIEVTGYPFVTQTGELTLHCKDMKIVSKAISPLPEKFHGLQDQELRYRQRYLDMIMNPDVKKNFVMRSKIVSMVRRFFENKEFLEVETPMMHPIPGGANAKPFITHHNALDVERYLRIAPELYLKRLIVGGMEAVFEINRNFRNEGMDHTHNPEFTMIEFYWAYKTYIELMEITEELFDYLFDNLALERKLPYGEVEIDFATPFAKIPYIESLTSIGGVPADVATDKEKALAYLQEHNVKVDPNLTLGYLQAELFDEFVEGKLINPTFITDFPVDISPLARRSDENPDIAERFELFMAGKEIANGFSELNDPIDQYERFKGQVDAKEATGDDEAMHMDTDYVKALSYGMTPTAGEGIGIDRLVMMLTNQHSIRDVLLFPAMKPEVPREELAPICAPESKCKKCGNENLIELKPAKKGKGMFCIDVAACKQRMQEKQK, encoded by the coding sequence TTGATATTTGAAAATCAATATATCCAAGAACGAATTAAAAAAACAGAGAGACTAAGAGAAGAAGGTATCAATCCTTACCCTAACCAGATACAAAAAGGAACCCCTTCAACACAGTTTTTAGAAGAGTGTGCTTATATCAAAGAGCAAGAGAGTGATGAGAAAAAAGATGAGAACAAAAGCTACTCACTGACAGGTCGGATCAAGTTTATCCGTATCATGGGGAAAGCTGCTTTTGCAAAAATAGAAGATGCAGAAGGTTTAGTTCAAATCTATTACAATAGAGATGAACTACCGGAAGGTTTTTACAACAATATAGCAAAGAAACTCTTTGAGGTCGGAGATATCATCGAAGTGACAGGATACCCTTTTGTCACACAAACAGGTGAACTCACACTGCACTGTAAAGATATGAAAATCGTTTCCAAAGCGATCTCTCCACTACCTGAAAAGTTCCATGGATTGCAAGACCAGGAACTTAGATACAGACAACGCTACCTTGACATGATCATGAACCCTGATGTCAAAAAGAACTTTGTCATGAGATCTAAAATTGTTTCAATGGTCAGAAGATTTTTTGAAAATAAAGAGTTCCTAGAAGTTGAAACGCCTATGATGCACCCTATTCCTGGTGGTGCAAATGCAAAGCCATTTATCACACACCACAATGCTCTGGATGTAGAGCGTTATCTGCGTATCGCACCTGAACTTTACCTCAAGCGTCTTATCGTTGGTGGAATGGAAGCTGTTTTTGAGATAAACAGAAACTTTAGAAATGAAGGAATGGACCATACGCATAACCCTGAATTTACAATGATAGAGTTTTACTGGGCTTATAAAACCTATATTGAACTGATGGAAATCACCGAAGAGTTGTTTGACTATCTCTTTGATAATCTTGCTCTTGAGAGAAAGTTGCCTTATGGTGAAGTAGAGATAGACTTTGCAACACCGTTTGCGAAAATACCGTATATCGAATCACTGACAAGCATAGGTGGTGTACCCGCAGATGTTGCCACAGATAAAGAAAAAGCATTGGCGTATCTCCAAGAACATAATGTCAAAGTAGATCCTAACCTTACATTGGGTTATCTGCAGGCTGAACTCTTTGATGAATTTGTCGAAGGGAAACTTATTAACCCTACTTTTATTACAGATTTCCCTGTAGATATCTCGCCACTTGCAAGAAGAAGTGATGAGAATCCGGACATTGCAGAGCGTTTTGAGCTCTTCATGGCGGGTAAAGAGATTGCCAATGGTTTCTCTGAACTTAATGACCCTATCGACCAGTATGAGAGATTTAAGGGGCAAGTAGATGCCAAAGAAGCTACAGGTGATGACGAAGCAATGCATATGGATACAGACTATGTGAAGGCACTGAGCTACGGTATGACACCGACAGCCGGTGAGGGTATCGGTATAGACAGACTTGTGATGATGCTGACCAACCAACACAGTATCCGTGATGTACTTCTGTTCCCAGCGATGAAACCGGAAGTACCAAGAGAAGAGCTTGCTCCTATCTGTGCACCAGAGAGTAAATGTAAAAAGTGTGGAAACGAAAATCTAATTGAACTTAAACCTGCCAAAAAAGGCAAGGGTATGTTCTGTATAGATGTCGCTGCCTGTAAACAAAGAATGCAAGAGAAGCAAAAGTAA
- a CDS encoding Fur family transcriptional regulator, protein MIEYPLLLEKFQTLLKENALKFTKQRELVLKFLYENNGHFTPEDIYTLLKEQHPDVNIGIATVYRTLALLETSEIASSISFGVQGKKYELGLKKHHDHLICTKCGSIIEFYDETIEERQEAIAKKFNFQMTDHTMKIIGLCEKCQ, encoded by the coding sequence ATGATTGAATATCCTCTACTTTTAGAAAAGTTCCAAACACTTCTAAAAGAAAACGCACTGAAGTTCACAAAACAACGAGAACTTGTTTTGAAGTTTCTTTATGAAAATAATGGTCACTTTACGCCTGAGGATATTTATACCTTACTGAAAGAACAACACCCTGATGTTAATATCGGTATTGCAACTGTATATCGTACACTTGCCTTACTTGAAACATCAGAGATCGCCAGTTCTATCTCCTTTGGTGTACAAGGCAAAAAATATGAACTTGGGCTTAAGAAACACCATGATCATCTTATCTGTACAAAATGTGGTAGTATTATAGAATTTTACGACGAAACCATTGAAGAGAGACAAGAAGCGATAGCAAAGAAGTTCAACTTTCAAATGACAGACCATACGATGAAGATCATCGGTCTTTGTGAGAAGTGCCAATAA